Proteins encoded together in one Ipomoea triloba cultivar NCNSP0323 chromosome 4, ASM357664v1 window:
- the LOC116016580 gene encoding auxilin-related protein 2-like: MDDLDVLARDFGLRPGGKSAPMRSGAGDRRPPSSSSPLFDDRDGALFSDVFGGPPKYTSSSSNSNRNASAMNDLDYDSIFKPGNDSKNNYDNNSSKTSSVPVYDKPVYDEDIFDGLPGVKSKSVSSTARFDDDVFASMTSPPSKNHSSNQFDDLLGNLGRSEKVAEPQSSKNSSSRAFDDLLAGFGSSSAASTNRPFTGSNKQPSKPSGSSSQTSSVMDDPFVVLGTSSAPASSPGVFSDPLEEITKLGKSGSAKADSSSVGGNVFDDLDPLNGFGKSVPPRDGPLMNESNVNSGKSSFRYSEMPVNGSQDTPLFDMPSAETQKSFSQTASPPNESSNHTETNSQVDSSPRSVEPEQPSEDIWLTVSEVPLCTQPTSAPPPSRPPPPIPRWTSKPEAGFFTSHGRRRADEYSSSPSYSQYSQSTKPAFSTAKSPPVSHLDELEEFAMGRTRNSVDGNGDVLSGEEMNANTAAAAMKEAVDMAEAKFRHAKEVRERENVKAARSKEAVQMEKDEQVMHEMQEREHRENQERLERERRQRDKEEEEREQRRLERERERVRLEREREVERERARQAVARATREARERAAVEAREKAAAEARMKAERAAVEKASAEARERAERAAVQRAQAEARERAAAAARERQNAETREREAREKSKTEAEARRRAERAAVERAAAEARERAAADAREKAAAAARMSQQRNDNDLESFFSTRASSVPRASSPETMFDTQFHNKGSSEGTKSTFSSGGVSSNNMRKVSSANNIVDDLSSIFGAASSAGEFQEVDGESEERRRARLERHQRTQERAAKALAEKNQRDLQVQRDQEERHRIAETLDFEIKRWAAGKEGNLRALLSTLQYVLWPECGWHPVSLTDLITGASVKKVYRKATLCIHPDKVQQKGANLQQKYIAEKVFDLLKEAWNKFNSEELF, from the exons ATGGACGACCTGGATGTGTTGGCCCGAGACTTTGGGCTGCGACCTGGTGGAAAATCGGCTCCCATGAGATCCGGCGCCGGTGATCGCCGGCCTCCCTCCTCCTCCTCGCCGTTGTTCGACGATCGTGATGGGGCGTTGTTCAGCGACGTTTTCGGTGGTCCGCCTAAATACACGAGTTCCAGTAGCAATAGCAATAGAAACGCTTCTGCCATGAACGATTTGGATTACGATTCAATTTTCAAGCCCGGAAATGATTCGAAGAACAATTACGACAATAACAGCAGCAAGACGTCTTCTGTCCCCGTGTATGATAAGCCGGTCTACGACGAGGATATTTTTGATGGATTGCCAGGAGTGAAAAGCAAATCGGTTTCGTCAACTGCCCGATTTGATGATGATGTGTTTGCCTCAATGACTTCTCCGCCTAGTAAGAATCACAGTAGTAACCAGTTTGATGATCTGTTGGGGAATTTGGGGAGGAGTGAGAAGGTGGCAGAACCCCAGAGCAGCAAGAACTCAAGCTCGAGAGCGTTTGATGATCTGCTAGCTGGTTTTGGCAGCAGTAGTGCAGCCAGTACTAACAG GCCATTTACAGGGTCAAATAAACAACCTTCCAAACCATCTGGTAGTTCAAGTCAGACATCAAGTGTTATGGATGACCCTTTTGTTGTTTTAGGAACATCTTCAGCCCCAGCATCTTCTCCTGGGGTATTTTCTGATCCACTTGAAGAAATTACTAAGCTTGGTAAATCTGGAAGTGCTAAGGCTGATTCTTCATCTGTTGGTGGGAATGTATTTGATGACTTGGATCCACTCAATGGCTTTGGTAAATCTGTGCCACCAAGAGATGGACCACTGATGAATGAGTCTAATGTAAATAGTGGAAAATCTTCTTTCAGATATTCTGAGATGCCAGTGAATGGCTCTCAAGATACTCCTCTGTTCGACATGCCCTCTGCTGAGACTCAGAAGTCCTTTAGTCAAACTGCTTCTCCTCCAAATGAAAGTTCAAATCATACTGAGACAAACTCCCAGGTGGATTCATCTCCCAGATCTGTGGAACCAGAGCAACCTTCAGAAGATATTTGGCTTACTGTATCAGAGGTTCCTCTTTGCACACAACCTACTAGTGCTCCACCTCCATCACGGCCCCCACCTCCAATTCCAAGGTGGACCTCAAAGCCAGAGGCGGGTTTCTTCACTTCACACGGAAGAAGAAGAGCTGATGAATATTCTTCATCCCCAAGTTACAGTCAATACTCTCAAAGTACTAAACCTGCTTTCTCCACTGCTAAGAGCCCTCCAGTATCACACCTGGATGAACTTGAGGAATTTGCCATGGGGAGGACTCGAAACAGTGTTGATGGAAATGGCGATGTTCTTTCTGGTGAAGAAATGAATGCAAACACTGCTGCTGCTGCAATGAAAGAGGCTGTTGATATGGCTGAGGCTAAATTTAGACACGCTAAGGAAGTCCGGGAAAGAGAAAATGTGAAGGCTGCTAGAAGTAAGGAAGCGGTGCAGATGGAAAAGGATGAACAGGTCATGCATGAGATGCAAGAGAGAGAACATAGGGAAAACCAAGAGAGATTAGAGCGTGAACGCCGTCAGcgtgataaggaagaggaagagagagaacAAAGGAGACTtgaaagagagagggagagagtgagGCTTGAAAGAGAGAGGGAGGTTGAAAGGGAAAGGGCTAGGCAAGCTGTAGCGAGGGCTACAAGGGAAGCGCGTGAGAGGGCAGCAGTTGAAGCACGGGAAAAAGCAGCAGCTGAAGCACGAATGAAAGCTGAAAGAGCTGCTGTTGAGAAGGCATCTGCTGAAGCTCGAGAACGGGCCGAAAGGGCTGCAGTTCAGAGAGCACAAGCAGAAGCTCGTGAAAGAGCTGCAGCAGCTGCAAGGGAAAGGCAAAATGCagaaacaagagagagagaagcaagaGAAAAATCAAAGACTGAGGCTGAGGCACGCCGTCGAGCAGAACGAGCTGCTGTGGAAAGGGCTGCTGCAGAGGCTCGAGAGAGAGCTGCTGCTGACGCTCGAGAAaaggctgctgctgctgctaggATGAGTCAGCAAAGGAATGATAATGATCTTGAATCCTTCTTTAGTACTCGAGCAAGCAGTGTGCCAAGGGCAAGTTCTCCA gaaACAATGTTTGATACACAATTCCATAATAAGGGAAGTTCTGAGGGGACAAAGTCAACATTTTCTTCTGGTGGGGTCTCCTCTAATAACATGAGGAAAGTGTCATCTGCCAATAATATTGTAGATGATCTGTCTTCAATTTTTGGAG CTGCTTCATCAGCTGGAGAGTTCCAGGAAGTCGATGGAGAGAGTGAGGAAAGAAGAAGAGCTAGATTGGAGCGTCATCAACGTACTCAAGAGCGTGCG GCGAAAGCTTTGGCTGAAAAGAATCAACGTGACCTTCAAGTCCAAAGGGATCAGGAAGAAAGACAT AGGATTGCTGAGACTTTGGATTTTGAAATCAAGCGATGGGCTGCTGGGAAGGAAGGAAATCTTCGTGCACTTCTATCAACTCTGCAATAT GTTCTTTGGCCTGAATGTGGTTGGCACCCTGTTTCCTTGACAGACTTGATTACTGGTGCATCTGTCAAGAAAGTATATAGAAAAGCAACCCTTTGTATACATCCTGATAAGGTGCAACAGAAAGGTGCTAATCTTCAGCAGAAATATATTGCTGAGAAGGTCTTTGATCTCCTGAAG GAAGCATGGAACAAATTTAACTCGGAGGAGCTTTTCTAG
- the LOC116016582 gene encoding uncharacterized protein LOC116016582 has product MAATTGGSIAALSSFRSSSSRLSRKAKSGGTCVPVICRVVFPQRNIACFAVQESSSATVAAETKKKEAEEAVEEETAAAEKPKRKPAGKAPAKPLPQMMEEDVIPSLKSTLQAQDDITELELSFNDNKLEGSFLKKGYPYSFWAFFPNGLTGPKGFSLSSYGNGVSTVEPFLVDEKKITEKHIVFWVEKRLAAQGIIPVWKE; this is encoded by the exons ATGGCGGCAACGACGGGAGGATCCATCGCGGCGCTATCCAGCTTTCGTTCGTCTTCCAGTCGTCTCAGCCGTAAAGCTAAGTCCGGCGGCACTTGCGTTCCGGTGATTTGCAGAGTCGTGTTTCCGCAACGAAACATTGCCTGCTTTGCCGTTCAGGAATCGTCGTCCGCCACAG TGGCTGCTGAAACGAAAAAGAAAGAGGCGGAGGAGGCGGTTGAAGAAGAAACGGCGGCTGCGGAAAAGCCGAAGCGAAAACCAGCAGGCAAAGCGCCTGCCAAACCACTGCCTCAGATGATGGAAGAGGATGTGATTCCTTCATTGAAATCGACTCTACAAGCTCAAGATGATATCACTGAACTCGAACTGTCTTTCAATGATAACAAG CTGGAAGGTTCGTTTCTGAAGAAGGGTTATCCATATTCCTTCTGGGCGTTTTTCCCCAACGGACTTACCG GTCCAAAAGGATTCTCACTTTCATCATATGGAAATGGAGTCAGCACTGTAGAACCTTTTCTTGTTGACGAGAAAAAAATTACAGAGAAACACATTGTGTTCTGGGTTGAGAAGCGTTTGGCTGCTCAGGGGATCATCCCTGTCTGGAAAGAATAG